A region of the Cannabis sativa cultivar Pink pepper isolate KNU-18-1 chromosome 3, ASM2916894v1, whole genome shotgun sequence genome:
TATCATCTGTAAACCTAAAAAATGGTTAAAACTCGTTCCTCAATTTCTCCTTCGCATTCTGTAAAGGTAGCTGCTGATAAGAAGAAAATGGAAAATGTCTCCGATGATGGAGATCGTGATGATTCTGATCGTTCTGGTGGTTCTGGTGGATCATCGGATGGTAGCCGTGGCTCGGCATtgcaaaagagaaaaagagttgTTGATAAAGTGAAGAAAGAAGATGTTCGAAATGTGAAAAAGATGAAGCAAGTTGCTGAAGATTTGCCTGAGGATTATGATAGTGAAGACTTGGAGGTTGAAGTTCGTAATGATTTGAaggtatttttatgatttttaattttttatttggttgtattgGGTTTACGATTTTTAggggtttaatttatttttagattttatagtttattgttttatgtttttaaatgttttttatgtttgtttgtaatattttttttggtttatattgTAGTCGGTTTTTATTTGTGGGTTTTTgggtgttgtttttattttgttatttttcatgatGTTTGTAATCTATTTTGTTGATTATAggtttgattatttgtttttaggttACTGTTTATGTGCttttttggtttatttgttaatttgtttcgattttgtttatttaggttatgtttaagtttattttgttttatttctgTATGGTTATGgtttatttttgggttttagatttttgatgggtatttttcttgtttactATGGAAAGTTTTGGCTTACAAAtatattttctgtttttgtttattatagggtttgattatttatttttaggttattgttattgattttttagtttatttgttaattttttttcgattttgttTATTTAGGTTTATGTTTAAGCTTACTggtttatttttgtatgtttatggtttattatagttttttagGTAttgatgtgtatttttttttttgtttacagTGGAAAGTATTGGTTTACAAATTTAAATGATTATTGTATCTTGTGAAGTTGTTTATTgatgcttatttttagtttaatgtGTGAATTTCtttgtatatcatttttttttacaggaATGGGATTTATATTTCAAGCCTGGTGAAAAGATTCAGGGAAAAGTGATGTTATTCCCTAATCAGGATAACATTGTTGTCAAAAATATTAATTCCAAGTTGACTAAAGATCAACATAAGTTGTTTCGTGATACTTGTTTTGGTTATTTTTTGGATAGCCATCCTGTTGGTTTTCAGTCTCAATTAGTTCATAATGCCTTACATAGGGAGGTATAtcagaaaaatgaaaaagaaatgtgGTTTAAGTTTGGTGATGAGAATTTCAGATTCAGTTTAGCTGAGTTTGCTGTTGTTTCTGGTTTACTGTGTGTTGGTGATGTCGATTTGAGTAAGTATACACACAGAGAAAATGCTTTTGTTGATCGATATTTTTGTGATCAGACAGTGACTGTTAGTGCTGTTGAGCATAGGTTTATGTATAGTGATTTCAAGTCAGATGAGTATGCTGTGAAGATGGCTGTTTTGTACCTTGTTACTAATTGTTTGATTAGTAGTGTTTACTCAAAAAAAGTTCCTGTTGAGATTTTGAACATAATTGGGGTTGATGAGTATGGTAGTTTTCCATGGGGTATACCAGTGTTTGAATTAACTTTGCACAATTTAAAGATTGGTCTGAGGGGTGTTATGAAGGGAAAAGGTGTTGCTAAGCCTCTTGCTAAGGTTAAAGGGAAACATTTGGAAAAGGGTCCTCGATCTTATAAACTTCCTGGTTTACCTTTTGCATTTTTGGTTTGGTTGTATGAAACCATTCCTTTGTGCTTGAAGGCAAAGTTTTGTTCCTATGATTCTGGTAAACCATATAGGTTTTGTAGATGGAAGAGTATTGGAAATCCTAATTCAAGTGAAGTTGAGAAGAAAGTTCTATCttcaaataaggtattttttatattttgtaaattgtttatttgttgtttttattatattttgtaaactaattattttttcttgttttgctaGCTGAAAGGAAAACATATTGTGCCTACTGAAGATGAAATAAAAGGTTTATTGGTGCTTACTGGAATGGAGTTTATTGGCCGAGAAGAGTCAGATGATGACTTTGATGATGTTCCATTCTCAAAGTTTAATGTTGATAGAGTTGGATCTTCTGGTGTACAGAAGGAGTTTACTGGTGGGTTTGATGTCGATGGTGTGATGCGTAAGATGAAGGAGTTTATTTCTAGGCAAAAGAAGACTGATGAGTCTATTGAAGTATTGAATAATGTGTTGGAGGGTAGATTCAAGGAGTTGCAGTTAAGTCTTCAGTCGTATATTGACTCAAAGATCAGTGAAGGCTTGGTTTTTTTTATGGAATTGAAGTTTAATGAGTTGAAGGAAGCTATTGAAAATGCAAAAATTTCTAAAGATGGAAATGATAGTCCTGATGAGAGCGATGGCAAGGTTtgattatgtttattttattagtttattagatgtttctttgttttttcatatgttattttgattttgttggttttttctttttttttgttgcaaGAATGATGATTTAAATGATGTTGAAGTTTTTGATGTGAAAAGTCAAGATGCAATTGAAACTGTTGGACTCGATGAGAATATCCAATATACTCAGGTTATTATTGTTTTGTAAACTAGTatattgttttttgtttattgaatattttttgttttttgaatattttttatttatgttattaatgtttttattgtttaatgggtttttttttatttttttgtaggtTTTTAATGATGATGCTCCTTCATTTGATATTATGAGTTTTATTTCTAGTAAACCTGATTGGTTTactgaagaaaaaaagaatactGATAAATTGAATGATGAAGAACAGGTTGTTGATGATCATGGCCTATTTAAGGATGTTGTTAAAAAATCTAAGGAGGATGAAGATGATGGTGGTGATGACCAggcaagtttatttattttttagttttttcattATTTAGATGATTTGTTACTATGTTGGTTGTTGTCTCTGTCAAAtgttttttatgtttgttttgtaTATTTACAGGGTTTGGGGGGTGGTGATGCTGTTAAAGCTATTGGTTCAGATGGGACAAATAAAGACAATGTTGAGGGAAAGAATACTGAAGAAGCAAAAGATGTTGCAGATGGGAGTAATAAAGATAATGTTGAGGCGCAGAGCGAGTTGATGTAGATGCAAGTGTAAATGATGTTGAAGGTGTTTGTAGTAAGGGAAAGTTGTTTGATAGTCAAGGCACTGAGGATAGTATCACTGTGTCTGCTTTGGAGATTATAAATGAAAAGATTGATGCCTATGAGGGAAGCATTAAAAAGGTTtgtcattttttgttttttatcgtatacttttttgtttatttagtttattttatattttgaatcattttgtcatgtttaattattttttattttttgtttttaggatAAGTCTTTAAATAAATTAGAGGCAACAAATGCTGATGTTTTATCTACCTATGGGTTGGACAAGGtttgtttacttttttttttttaattcttgattatgttctgagTATTGATTTTTGGTTTACTATGTTtacatattttttgtttttttttttgcatgatATTTTAAGGCCGATGTTGTTGGTGTTGAGAAGAAGCATGGTTCTCGAAAGCTTTTCTGTATCTACCATGGAGGTTGTTAATGATCATTTGGTTTCCTATGAAGACAGTTTGAAAaaggtttatttttattttgtttatgttatttggtagtttatttttttttttcttttcacttacttttttttttatttgtttgtaatTGTTTTGAATGCTAGGGAAAGTCTATAAAATTGGAGGAAGAAACTCCTACAGTTGGAAATAGAGAGAGGAAACCTAGTTCTGTATACAACAGTCCGTATGCCACAGAATTTGGTTCAGGTAGTATTGGTAAACCAAAAGGTGGACGTCCTGGATCATGTGCTTTTGGATTTGGCTTTTTCAATGTGATTGATGATGTGCAAGCTAAATCTTTTGATCAGTGGTTTAAGATTGGGTTTAATGATAAAAACAAAGTGAAGAAGTTTAAAGAATGTCATAGGAAGCTTAAGGTTCCATTGGATTTTGTGGTTTGTCAAATTGATGATAAGATGTGGTTCTATGATTTGCTTACTGTTGGGAAGAACTTGTCATGCTCGGTTAGtgtgttattatatatttttttttgtttattgtatactttttctgtatatttgtttataactttggattgttttatgtttattGCAGCATATTGATGTTTGTTTCTACTATTTGAGAAAGAAGTTAAAGTATGACCGATGCTGTGAAAATTTCTGGTAATACTACTGATTGCTTCTTTGCTTctcaaatttttgaattatataatGAGTTTGTTGCAAGTGGTGAAAATGTTGATTCGGTTAAGAAGGATTCTAAGGCAGCTGCATACATAGCGGGTTTTTATATGTTATGCAATAAACCCTGGGCTGAGCTTGATTTCGTACTAATGCCTGTTAACGTGATTGTTCTTGCTCATTGGATATTGTGTATTCTTGACATTAAGATGAGATGCTTAAAAGTGTTGAATTctatgaggtttgggaggtacAAGAACAACTCAGAGAGTTTTGTTCGTGCATTTGCTGTAATAATTCCTATCTTACTGTCACATGTTAATTTCTATGAGGGGAGAAAAGATATTGACAGGAGTAGTAAGCACTGGCAAGGTAAAAAAGATACTGATGCGTTTGATATTGTCGTGGTTGATAATTTGCCACAACAAGAGGATAGGTAActatctttgttttttttttttatatttatgattctatgttattgtttattttttgttatctgacAATTGCTATGGGTTTATTTTTGTGATGTAGTGATTGTGGTgtttttatcataaagtatgcTCATTTCTTCATgcatggattgattgataagaTTCCTAAGAAGTTGGACATTGCATTCACTCGGAAGAAGTTGTGTGTTGATCTGTTTGTTCATGCAAAGAAGAAGGAGTTGGGTGGGTACGAGTCTACTTCGGAGCATCCAGGAAGGATGCCATAGTTTTATGTAATAGAACAACATGTTGGAAACCTAGTTTACATTTTTTTGaactttatgtgtatttttatgtcatgttgttttgtttttaggttTATGT
Encoded here:
- the LOC133035561 gene encoding uncharacterized protein LOC133035561 codes for the protein MVKTRSSISPSHSVKVAADKKKMENVSDDGDRDDSDRSGGSGGSSDGSRGSALQKRKRVVDKVKKEDVRNVKKMKQVAEDLPEDYDSEDLEVEVRNDLKEWDLYFKPGEKIQGKVMLFPNQDNIVVKNINSKLTKDQHKLFRDTCFGYFLDSHPVGFQSQLVHNALHREVYQKNEKEMWFKFGDENFRFSLAEFAVVSGLLCVGDVDLSKYTHRENAFVDRYFCDQTVTVSAVEHRFMYSDFKSDEYAVKMAVLYLVTNCLISSVYSKKVPVEILNIIGVDEYGSFPWGIPVFELTLHNLKIGLRGVMKGKGVAKPLAKVKGKHLEKGPRSYKLPGLPFAFLVWLYETIPLCLKAKFCSYDSGKPYRFCRWKSIGNPNSSEVEKKVLSSNKVFFIFCKLFICCFYYIL
- the LOC115701525 gene encoding uncharacterized protein LOC115701525 isoform X2; this translates as MEFIGREESDDDFDDVPFSKFNVDRVGSSGVQKEFTGGFDVDGVMRKMKEFISRQKKTDESIEVLNNVLEGRFKELQLSLQSYIDSKISEGLVFFMELKFNELKEAIENAKISKDGNDSPDESDGKNDDLNDVEVFDVKSQDAIETVGLDENIQYTQVVDDHGLFKDVVKKSKEDEDDGGDDQGLGGGDAVKAIGSDGTNKDNVEGKNTEEAKDVADGSNKDNVEAQSELM
- the LOC115701525 gene encoding uncharacterized protein LOC115701525 isoform X1; this translates as MEFIGREESDDDFDDVPFSKFNVDRVGSSGVQKEFTGGFDVDGVMRKMKEFISRQKKTDESIEVLNNVLEGRFKELQLSLQSYIDSKISEGLVFFMELKFNELKEAIENAKISKDGNDSPDESDGKNDDLNDVEVFDVKSQDAIETVGLDENIQYTQVFNDDAPSFDIMSFISSKPDWFTEEKKNTDKLNDEEQVVDDHGLFKDVVKKSKEDEDDGGDDQGLGGGDAVKAIGSDGTNKDNVEGKNTEEAKDVADGSNKDNVEAQSELM